In Oreochromis niloticus isolate F11D_XX linkage group LG22, O_niloticus_UMD_NMBU, whole genome shotgun sequence, the sequence TGAAACTCCGTTTAAGTTGTAAAACTGCTGGAGTGCCCCTTAATTCCCTAATACATCCACCCCAAACGTTTCTAGAAATAGATTTCCTATGCACAACTTAATTTAAGCACTCTTTCCACCCTCTAAATTCCGCCGAAGTGTCAAGCGCGACATCCTTCCTCCGTCTCCAACACTTTAAACATCTGGCAAAgatttcaaatatttaaacaagCCAAGAAACATTCAATCAAACATTAACCAGGCACTTTGTATAATGACATCACCAACGGCGCAGCATAAATCAAAAGCCTCCTTTTGGCTTTTTTCACAGGTATTACTGCCGCAGGACTTTATTTGACATTTTGATGTTAGCCACACACAACCGCAAACATATTCAATGGGACAGATGTTACAGCTGTTTATCCTCCTGTGAGTTTATTAGGTGACGCTTCTTTGTGGTGAAAGAAATGTAAAGTGATCCCTTCTCTACTCTTTATCTATCTTTCATTATGAAGGTGTCCTCTCCCATTTTTATAAGTGTGTGTTGGTTCACGGGTTCACAGGCTGGCAGCTTCATAAAAACATCTACAGAAACAGTTTATGCTGCGTTGTCTGctttatacttttattttgcTCTTCACTTCTCTAATTGAATCATGTATTTACACAGAGACAAACGtatattttttctctctaaCGCTGTCCGAGTGGGACCACCCTGGAGACAGCTTTAAATAAACGATTTTGAAATCACACTTGAATGaaactgccttttgtttttgtcccaCAGAGACAGGGCAGTCTTCCCTCCAGCTCTTTCTAatttttcctcttccttttaGCCTGCCAGCCACTTACTCTTTTCTTGTTATTCCCAATCCAACTGTTATCCATCAGCGTACATGTTCCTCTTCTGCTTTTCGACACCTTGGACGCTCAAGCCTTGTCTTTGCATTGCCTTTCCAAATCCCTGTTTCAGATGAAATATATTAGAAGATGTCCTATTTGACAAGAGGCcgagaaagaaaagaagctcaAACTAAAGAGGTGGAAAATGAGACAAAGCAGAAACTGTAAGGTGGGAGAAGACGGGGaatgagaagaaagaaaatgacagaGTTATTTGATACATTTTTGATACATCTTCATTACATTTTGTGTTATATGGGATATGAAAGAAATGAGTTAAAGAGGAGGTCCGCCTGTTGAACTCTACTTTCCATTGGAGGACTCTCTCCGCCCCAGAGCTTCACATCTGACTCTCTGGGCCTATTCTTTCCTTACCTTTTAGCAAATTACTGAAAGACCAAAGGATGTACGAAATGAAGAGGAGATAAAAGTATGAAATTAAAAGCAACTGAGGATCTCTTTATTTATATCATCGGACAACAAGGACTTTTGCACAAGTCTACTGCATGAGGATTTCTTTTCCACACTTTTTCTCTTCTCCAGGTACGTTTAATCCATTCAGTCATCATTATTTgattctgattttctttttgttttttctggttgtgtttttttcattttctgagcAGCAGTTTTAAGGTTCTTTGTGTACATTTGTCCTCCTGGAGATATCCACATCATTTTCACCCTACAGTACTTTCCCTCTGGTACATGCATGTTACAGGTTTTTTTCATTGGAAATTGTACACAAAAAGGAGTTTTCATTCTTTTAAGAGTGCAAAATGTAAAGTTTAAAAAGCTTGAATTTAACTCGTGAGGGTTTAGCTCAAAGGAAGACCTGATAGATTTAGATATGATTTTATATGATCtagtcatttcatttaaaagtgAACCTATGAAGCAAATGCACGTCTGCATCTGTAAAGTCTGCAGGTGCTGGGCGGCAGTGATTAACACAAtgttaaaaaacatttgcaggctTCAGAGTCATTCACTGGTTTATCTTTAATATAATAATTTTATCACATATTTTACCATAACCATAAAGTTTCAAAGAAGATAGCTGCTTGGagagttttttccttttttaaaatccagGCTGACAGCCATGTTTTATCTAACTGTCTTATGATGATGAAGAGTGGAAAGACCTCTCTCAGCGGCACATGTTATCCAATGGGAGCTCATCCGTCTCTGGTTTTTATAAGGAAAGACACTTTTGGCCAAAATGAGAGGATCTGCTGAGTAAAATATGGCATTATTTAAGACATTTATCttttataaaattactttttttaaagtaaaggagGACATTTTTAATGTATGTTTTTTCTGATGTCGAATAGTCAGgagtaaataaacattttttgtgagatttaatttggggcttttagaAACGCATTAACAGGGACAGAAAGTGTGAGGGAGAAGATGAAAGATGGGCAGACTCAAATCCAGGCTGCTTCTTAAAGGACTTGAGTTGCTTGTATGTGATGTGCAAGCTCTGCCAGGGGAGCTCCACAGAtttgctgaaagaaaaaaaaaatcattttagctCCCATGATACATCAGATGAAACAAGCTGAAACTAACTTTTAAGCCAACTTGGCTAAAGGTCCTGTAAGGGCTCTGGATGAACTCAGAACAACTACAGAGATTGTACAACAACAAGTTTATTTCCATAGAAAATGAGTGTGATAAGTTTCAAAGCTCTGGGAAAAGTTAGTACATTCAAGTTAAGGGTGAAACAGTTTTGGCCAACTAATGAATAGCTTGTTTGGCCAGTTCTTCTTAAGCAGAACATAACAAATTCACTAATGTCGTAACGCCTTATTTATCACACTGTTTTATCTGTTCCCGCCTGCCTTTGAAATATCAACACTATTTTTGGCCAGTCTTTTAACTTCTTTAAGCCCCTTGAAAGTGAACACAGTCCAGCCGTTTTTTAAACAGGACATGTTGCACTGATCACGTTTATCTGGTTAAGACAACCGTCTACATCATGTTCAACACAACACATGTCAGTGGTGTGTTAAATAGCCGCGCACGCTGGCAGGGTTCATCTTAATGCTGTGCTCCGTCTTTGAAGTAACACACACGGTCGTGTACTTAACTTTGTTGAGAGTGTCACATCCTTTTAGGGAGGAGATGAAGATGGATACAGTTGCCTCTACGATACAAGAGCACATTGTTTATAGGATCGGGATTTCCAAAGTCTCTCTGTCTGGATTCATTTCTGCTGATGTTGGCCATGGTTTCATCCCTAGAAGTCACAGCTATCTCCTTTAGTTTTtagtgtgcgtatgtgtgtgtctttgtgtgtgtgtgagtttggaGAACTAAGCTGTTTGAAACTATTTACCATACAGTATCCAAGGCTGAGTCCAGGATAAAAGGTTAGGGCATCTGTCTTTAAATTACTGCCGGGAGGCTGTAATGAAGACGCCCTGATATTACTGAACAatctgagggaaaaaaaaaggttaaaaaaaaagtagataGAATGAGTCTGGATATAATCCTAAAAAGCTTTTACCctttagaaaagaaaagaatctgaAAGATTTGTTTTCCTCACTACATTAACAAAgtaataaatgattaaaaatgccTTAAGTGCTACAGTATTTTTTAAGGTATCCATCAAGAAATAGTACTTTACTTCTgcaactgccttaattctttgtggcatggATTTAGCAAGGTACTAAAAACATTATTCACAGGTTTTGGTCcacattgacatgatagcatcacacggttgctgcagatttgtcagctgcacatcattgtgaatctcctgttccaccacatctcaaaggcggtctattggattgagatccaGTAATTGTGGGGGACAcctgagtacagtgaactcactgtcatgttcaagaaaccagtttgaaatgatttgACCTTTGTGGCCTGGTTTGTTATCCTGCTAGAAGTAGCCATCAGACAATGTGTACTCTGTGGTCATAattggacatggtcagcaacaataaaCTATGATCTTTGAGTACTAAGGGGCCAAAAGTGTGCCAGGAAAATTTGTTCCACACCATTACATCATCACCACTACCACCTTTGATACAAAGCAGGAAGGATGGATCCattctttcatgttgtttacaccaattTCTGACCTTACCAGCAGAAACTGAGACTAATCAGACCAGACAGCATTGTACAATTTTGGTGAGAGGAGTAGCAATCATTATGgacttctgctgctgtagtcaATCTGTTTCAAGCTTCAGCATGTTATGCATCCAAAAAAGCTCTTCTGTATGCCTTGACTTGTTCTTTTTGAGTATTTTTGAGATACTGTCTTCCTATCAGCCCAAAGTAGTCTGGTCAGTTTCCTCTGGCCTCTGACATCAGCAAGACATTATCCTTTTtagaactgccactcactggatattttctcgtCTTTTGGATCATTCTAAATGGTTGcatgggaaaatcccagtagatcagcagtttctggaaTACTCAGACTACTTCATCTGGCACCAATAGTCATACCACGTCCAGTCATTcaaatcacttttcttccctATTCTGATGCTCAGCTTCACCTGAACAGGTTGTCCAAATGCAGAGAGTTGCTGCCACGTGATTAGCTGATTAAATATATTAATGTTGATGAACGGCTGAGCAGCTGTGCCTAATGAAATGTCCAGGTGACCGTATTTCTCTTTATTTAGTCCACTTGCTTCATTATTATTGTGGGttttttaactgaaaataaCAACAAGCAGTTGTTTTATTCATCAGCTATACATTAACAGTCTGGTAACACAATCCCAGTTCCAATAACTAGCTTTCTGAAGGATTTTGCATTGTTACCATGGAAATAATACGTTGAAAGTGTGAAAGCAGATGTTATGCTGGACTTCCAGTTGAGATTACTACTATAGTAAAGGAATTATTCCTCTAAAGTTGACATAACATAATATAGACattgtaatttgtttttatttgtatttattgatttaagTAAAACAttgtaaatcttttttttcttttttttttcttttactttactTCACTCCCTGATTCTCACCAGCCTACCTGTCATTCATCTTTTCCAACCAATGGAGAGCCTTCTCACCAACATCAGCTCCAACTCCACTGCTGAGCCTCTCCTGTCACTTTTCAACTCACACCAAACTAACTGCAACACCTGGGACCAGGAATGGGGGACCGCATACCTGCACAGGTTAGCCCACCTGGACATGCAGCTGTATCAAGATTTCTACACCGTCTGGGTTTTTCTGATGGTAAGATCAAATGCTGAATAAATCTTATGTTACACTCCAGTATTTGCTATTTCTGTGCAGTTACTTAAGTTGTTTTTACACTTGTTTAGGGTAAGCAGATAAAAGCAAGGACCCCGCCtaaaaaattaaatagattAAGACTCAATAATAGCATAAAATCCTGCACACAGCACCTGTGCACTTCAGAATATCCCAGACTGAGAAGACACTAAGCCTTTAAATATGTAAGTAGCTGTGCATGACCAATAAACTAAGGGTCCATCCCTCCCTGCTGCAGGTGTTTAACTGTCTGATGCTGGTGGTTGGTGTGGTCCTCAACAGCCTGGCTCTCTACGTTTTCTGCGGTGCCTCTGCACACTCTTCGGCCTCCGTGGTTTACACCATAAACCTGGCCGTGGCTGACCTGCTGGTGGCCCTGTCGCTGCCGGCTCGCATCGCTCTGTACCACAGTGGAGGGAGCTGTGTGGCCTGCTCATACGTCCACACCTTCAGCTACTTTGTCAATATGTACTGTAGTATCCTGTTTCTGACCAGGTGGGTGAGTCATAACCTCATTTATCACATAATGAGGAGCTGTTatgcttttcattgtttttagttATGTGCATTCTTTTAGTTGGATGCTCATATTCAATGTGGTAACACACACAGATAACCCTGTGGACCAAGAGTTCGGCTTCTGGCTGGTCTAATTTCTTGATTTCCAGTTCTTGTGTCAAGGTGATATCAGTTTGGCATGGATTTCCTTATACCATCATCTCAGGCTAGGACTGAGATGAAAGAAGGTTTTGTTTGTGGAAGCCAGgcaaggggcagccaatcagaagaaaggcAGGGTTTTAAGGCGTGAAGCCTTAAAGAAGCCTAGTATTCAAATTTATCTGAAAATAAATTGGAATAATATGTCTCCTCTACCAATATTCACTGATGGCTTTCTATTCAGCATCTGTATCGATCGGTACCTCGCTGTCGTCCACGCATCCAGTACCCTTCATCGTTGGAGGACCATAGGAGCGGCCAGGTGTGTCAGTGCCACCGTGTGGTTCATTGCAGTCGTGGTCACCTACTCTTTTCAGGTGAAGAGACACACTAAAAACCCAGCACACACAGGATGAGCTCTCAGTGTATGAAACCACAAAATCAAcctaaaaagagaaataaattaATTGCAATAATTGAGTTCATAATTTAGTCTATGAATTGGTTAATGACGCGGATTTAGTTTATCCTGAGTGTCAAAACTTATCAGTGATGACAAAACTGATGACTGTCAATTAATCAAATAGTGATTTTCATGAGGTTGCAAACAAAGTAGGAGGAGTCTTGGTTTGCAGAACAGTCAGGATCTAAAGAAGAGGAGAGCTGACAAGACTGTCAAGCTGAGACAagctaaaaatgctaaaaagctAAATCATGATACAATCgctctcctttttctttctccttctctctctagACCACAGCTTTGGAGCTCAGTTCCTCCTGCATGGTCCTCCCTGCCCTCTTCTATCTCACCATCCTGGAGTTTCTCCTCCCCCTGCTCGCCGTGGTGGTCTTCACTCTGCGCGTCACCTGTTTTCTCTCCTGCAGCCACAGCGGGATGCCCCACCAGAGCAGGGTGAGGAGGACTCGTGCCATCAGGCTTTTGGCCACCGTCCTGGTGGTCTTCACTGTGTGTTTCACACCCTTCCACGTCCGCCAGGTGCTGGTTTACTTCCAGTTCAGAGTGGCAGGGGAGGCGCCCGGGCAAGGGGCGAGGGATGTGCTTGCCTATCACATCACCGTGACCTTGAGCAGCCTGAACAGCTGCCTGGATCCAGTGGTTTACTGCTTTGTGACGGACAGCTTCAAGAGAATGTGGAGGACCAGGAGAAGgagaggcagagaggaggacgGGGAGGTGGGGTTTACAAGCGGCGTCGAAGGGGAGAGGAATTCGGTGAATAAATGCTCGGGTACAGCACTGGCGATAGCTCAGAGCATAGCCACACTAACGCTCACAAGCGCACCCCTCTCTGCAGCCAGCGCACACCACTCTGATTGGACAGGCGGCCATGTTTCAGAAACCAGTGATGGCATAGTTCAGAGAGACAGCTGGAGACAGTGACGCATATCGAGTTTGTTTTGCTGTGAAACCAATGAACTTAAACTGCTTCAAGTTTCAAAAGCTGCTGGATTAcacatagaaaaaaaactatGTATGAGGGGAGTTGATGCTTGGCACCTCATCAAAGTTTATGATGTAAAAATTCTGATTGATAACTacgggaaaaaaaaccctttttattcacaaacaagCTTTTTATTTAGTCATTGTTCTTTCTGGATACTTCTTTAACACTCTTTGTAAATTCCTGCACACAATTTGAGTTAAACAACGCTATACCTGTCCCTTTAttccccttctctctctctttttaaactaaaatttgtccattgaaaataaaaacaaaaatacaacagtTGTATAGTAGGCAAATCCAGCAAACTACTGTGACTAAATCCTACTATTTAGAATGGAAATACTccttttttgtacttttgtggACCATTTATTTGactgctttgatttttttatgctgtatttgacTCTGATTCATCAATATTTCTGTGTTGAGTCACACTGAATGTTGAAAGCCTTCAAAAATGACATCTGCAACATTAAAATGAAGAATAACAGATAGAGTTATGAGCAAAGCAAAGGGACTTTCAGAGGGTTGAAGTCTCGAGACACATAAATAGGATAAATGCactctttgtgtgtataaaCATTTAGGGATACGCAgtgtgatgttcttttaatgacttgttaataatttaaaaaatgattaaatgGAATAATGTCAGCATCACAAAGACAGGaaatgatgaaaaacaaaagcactgcTTGTTTCTAGTACATCAGGTTATTTGGCTGGATTTAAATTTAGGCTACATTTTAGAGGCTGTGATCACACACATCCTCTCCATAATTCAGGACTCAGTAGATGCAAGTCAAATGTTTAGGAAATGGATGGATCAATCAAACTATGTACTAACATAAAGTCACTTTATCAtaaatttattttcttcttcttctccttgtttgtttgtctcaGCATTGCTTGTTTTTGAGTCAGTGTCTGCTATTTTTACTGACTTGTTTGTCTTGTTTAGTGTATTAAATGATTTATATAAAGAAAATGCAGTGATGGTGGTACTTTTTGCAATTAAAGTGCTGTTTCTTTGGCTGTATCTGTTGTTATTAAAAGAAATAGTCaccagacactttattaggtacattcTTTTGACTCCTTGTTAAACACTtgagcctacctgagtattgttcaTGATCATggctttatgaccacagtgtctCCATCACCTGATGGCTGTACTcagatggcctccacagtcaccaggtCTCAGTAACTGCAGTAACTTTGATGCTGTCGTGTCAATATGCACCAAAATCTCTGGAATGTTTGCAgaaccttgttgaatctgtgctgCAAAGGATTAAGGCAGAAATGGGGTCCAACCTGGTACTAGGTGTACTTAATAAAATGTTTGATTTGTTCCACCAGAGGACAGCGTCTCCCTGCGGTGGAAGAATGTCGTCCAGAACAATCACACTGGCACTGATTCACAGTGGGGCTGTTCGTGAAAAATAACATTATCCAATAACAGATTATGGTATTTCATAGCTGCTGCTGTTATCCACTGAAATATCTGTGTGTTCTAAAGCAGGGTGAAAATAATTTGTGAATTATGAATTGaatttataaattaaaaaaagatttatgaCTACTCTCCTACACAAAAAGATTTTAATGGATTTGTGTATTAAGTGCATAAAACTCTATGAGGTGTCAGTCATAGCAGGAATGTGAGACATTAAATTGAGTTGCATTTCCCTCCATCATCCTTCCAGAGAAGCAGCGGGTCATCACAGTTCACTTTACGTAACTGTGATGACCTTGGCTTGCAACTTTATACCAATGTgcgtgcgcgcgcacacacacacacacacacacacacacacacataaatacttACCATCAGCTGGCCCTGCTACCACatgattaaacacacacaccagtttCAGGTTCCttctctggcttctcttcatggAAACAGCTGAAGCTTTGACCCAGTGTGtgcagtgcgtgtgtgtgtgtgtgctagaaATCTGATTCTGcacaacaaaatgtttttttccccagttttcctcttccttctcaGCAGTCTAACcacaatgcatcatgggaaaccaAATCAGCTGCTTTGAAGATGCTGagtaaaaactttttttggcCCATGAAAAAATGTCTTGAAACTGCAGACCAGCAGGTTGCTTCACCAACAGTCACATGCATtccaacaaaaaacaagcaaacaaaaacacgaGCGAGgtcacaaaaacataattatttttatatttcctttTTTGGAGTAAACCTGGTTGGTAACTTCAATGGATCACaatttatttactttgtttagtataaaaactaaataactaacactttataatacagCTCACAACTAAGGGTGTAATTTCTTTGTAATTAAGTGgaattttaacatattttatttttgtatttttatttacaacaaTTAATTACTGTAATTAAATTTAAGTGGTTTCTAAGTAATTTTACACAGTGTATCAGTAATTTTGATTTGCGCCTAACTTCTAAGTAGACACAAATTATACTGTGAGTAATTAAAGTACTTTGTGTCGCCTTTCCTGTAAAATACCCAGAAGTTAGGCGCAATTATCCACAACTCAAATTTGTATTTGTAGGTAAATACAAATagatttttaaatttgtaattttttaaaaattaattaattaattacatttgaTTACAGGGGAATTACACCCTCTTGTGCAGATTTCTGTTTCTTTGAAGTGCAATAGAGTTTTATCATTTCTTGAGATAAAAATACTCTAAATACCACCTTTACAAAAAAAGCATAACTTGGAAATGCTTGCCAAATCTTGATAATAAAGAATGAAAATTCTCTAATTCCcctttaattaatatttttacagaAATCTTACTTTCCGAGGAATAAGATGCTCTTTTACTTGCAAGAAAATGTGCATCAAGCCTGATAAAACCAGTCTGCTTAAAGCTTAAGACTCCCTAAAGATAATAAGTGAGGTAACAATATACAGAAGGACATTAGTGCATTttattaacatgtttttttagaCACTCTTATCCATTAATATTTCATTATTTACATGCGTGGTAAAATTTTTTGCAATGTAATACTAATAAGAGTAAACTAACAGCTTCACTCAAGATCAAGACCTTTCTGAACATCTTTCTCATCTCATTTAAATGCACTGCAAAGCATTTTCATCTAAGTATTAAAAAAAGTTctatatttaaaatgaatttgttTCTCTGATTATGTCTGCTTGCatataaaaacatgtattttgTGGATATCACTGTATATTTATGTCTTTATGAAGTGAGAAACTCCCAGTTGCAGaaattttttgatcaaatgaacttttattttcaaccagagcagattttttttcttctttttttttgcctgtatGGTGAGACCCTTCTTTATTATTGATTCTTGTCACATTTTGAATTCTGAGTGTAAATGCCAAATGATGAAAGACGTCATTGGTGGTTTGCTTCTGAACAGAGTTTAAGGTGCGTTCCATACAGTGTTCATCCAGAGTCCTACATATGAAGGCTCAAGCatatttacataacatagagATATATATACAGACTTTATATAGAAAACAACACTactaacaaaaataatcatcttTTTTATAGcagcaaaaaagaagaaactaaatgagaaatatgtatatttacatctttttttttcaaataacaaGGCATATTATATATAGTACACTGCGTATATTTATTTTCCCATTCTTTAAGTATTCATCTTGATTTAATCTCTATGAAAATCAAAGTATATAGGCATCGCTCCCCTCCGTCATTAACACACAGTTTACTAAAGGcagagccacacacacacaaatacacatgcaCAGAGGCTGGACTGACTGCATGGCCGTCACGCTGCTGCCAGGAAATACGAAACAGGATCACCGCGTCTCCACATTCATTCAGTGATGCGGACGGTGGAgagcaaacactgaaaatgtaCAAAGGCCAAAGATTTATGTGTGTGGCTCTGCCTACGattcaaataaaacacaacacacacaaaaaagtttCTAGTTGAATTAAAACAACAgaacagagacaaaaaaaaaagacttcaggCATCATCGCCATCGATTCCAGAGCTAAGTGTAAACCAGGTGATTGCAGAACAGAGAACCAGGACCAAAAAGTGAACACTGAGATGACAGTTTTAACACACTGCTGTCTTTTTGCTTTGCCAGCTGTGAGAGGACCTatgctcgctctctctctctctctctctctcacacacacacacacacacacacacacacacacacacacacaaagtccaGTTCACCTGTAACAGCAAATAGAATAGCTTTAATTTACTCATTTGGAAACTAAATGTCCTTTATAGACAAGAAagctcaaaaaataaatatccacagttacttgttttttttcctccttttgcaATAAAGTtctacttgttttttgtttttttgtttttttttacttatgtgCAAGTTCTGTGCAATGTCAGGACTCCCACCCTGGATCGTCAAACATCAAAaccaaacccccccccaaaaaaactcaCATTCGTtgactttaaaacaaacaaacaaaaaaaacattaacattttaagTCACCAGATGGAATCAGAGGTTAAGAACTCAATCTCCCAGCAGGCCGAGCGAAGCGGCTGAGCTGAACCGAGTCGCCGGAACATTCCAGAGTCTGTGATAAAAGGCTTGGGACATCATTGGAACAACAACCCCGCCCCACTTCCCCATAAAATCAAATACTTTCTCACTGCATTGGAACAGAAACACTCTAGTTGCACTTCAAGTATTCACGGCCAGGAGTCTCTAACCTACACATGTAACGAAGGACGTCTCATCCTGTAACACATTTCTTCACTTTCCAGCCTGAAAAGTGATAAAGTGGATGTTTAAAACTCGCTCACCTGTTAGGAGTGTACTGACCCAGACCAA encodes:
- the LOC100690546 gene encoding G-protein coupled receptor 20; this encodes MESLLTNISSNSTAEPLLSLFNSHQTNCNTWDQEWGTAYLHRLAHLDMQLYQDFYTVWVFLMVFNCLMLVVGVVLNSLALYVFCGASAHSSASVVYTINLAVADLLVALSLPARIALYHSGGSCVACSYVHTFSYFVNMYCSILFLTSICIDRYLAVVHASSTLHRWRTIGAARCVSATVWFIAVVVTYSFQTTALELSSSCMVLPALFYLTILEFLLPLLAVVVFTLRVTCFLSCSHSGMPHQSRVRRTRAIRLLATVLVVFTVCFTPFHVRQVLVYFQFRVAGEAPGQGARDVLAYHITVTLSSLNSCLDPVVYCFVTDSFKRMWRTRRRRGREEDGEVGFTSGVEGERNSVNKCSGTALAIAQSIATLTLTSAPLSAASAHHSDWTGGHVSETSDGIVQRDSWRQ